The Streptomyces durmitorensis genome contains the following window.
GTCCATGCAGGCGATCGGCGCGTGCGCGACGACCTGCCCGTTGGCGGCCTCCGCGAAGACCTCGCTGGACAGGACGCGGCCGTCGACGCCGTTGACCTCGCGGACCGAGGTCACCATGCGCTGGAGCTTGCCGCCGGTCTGGTAGTTGTTGCGCCGCTGGATGAAGACGACGAAGTTGACGGCTCCGGCCACGAGCATCTGGCTCGCCTCGATGGGCAGCCGCTCGGTGGCCTGGAGGGCGTACGTCGAGATGCGGTTGAAGACCTCACTCGAGCTGTTGGCGTGGATCGTGGAGAGCGAGCCGTCGTTGCCCTGCGACATCGCGTTCAGCATCGTCACGATCTCGTCGCCGAGCACCTCACCGACGATGACCCGCGAGGGGTTCATGCGCAGCGAACGGCGCACGAGCTCCGCCATCGAAATCTGGCCCTGGCCCTCGGAGTTGGGCAGGCGCTCCTCGAAGGCGACGACGTTCGGGTGCAGATCGGCGTACTGGTCGAGGCCGAGCTCCAGGGCTCGCTCGACGGTCACCAGGCGCTCGTGCGGCGGGATCTCGTTGGCGAGCGCGCGAAGGAGCGTGGTCTTTCCGGCGTTCGTCGCGCCCGCGATCATGATGTTCTTGCGGGCCCGCACCGCGCACGCCATGAAGTGCGCCACCTCGGGTGTCACCGTGCCGTTGCCCACCAGGTCCGACATGAAGACCTTGCCCATGCGGGCACGTCGGATGGAGAGCGCGGGGCGCCGCGTGACGTCCATGACGGCCGACAGACGCGAGCCGTCGGGCAGCCGGAGGTCGAGCTGCGGGTTCGCGGAGTCGAAGGGGCGCGAGGAGAGACCGGAGTACGCGCCGAGGATCTGGATGAGCTCGATGAGCTCCTCGTCGGTCTCGGCGACCGGGTCGCCCTTGGTCTCGCGCCCGTCGGCGTATCCGACGAAGACCTGGTCGTACCCGTTGATGTCGATGTTCTCGACCTCGGGGTCGTCGAGCAGCGGCTGGAGCCGTCCGACGCCGAAGAGCGCCGCGTGCACGGCGGCCGCGTACTTCTCCTCGGTGTCGGCGTCCAGCGGGGTGCGCCCGGCGTTGATCTCTATCCGGGCGTACTCCTCCAGGATCTGGGCGATGACGGCACGGGCGTACTGCCGCTCGTCCTCGCCCGACATGGGGGTGACGCCCGAGACCTGGTCCAGGCGGCGCTGCTCGGCGATGCGGTCACCGGCGTCCTGCCGGAACCGCTTCACGAGCTGGTGATCGACGGGAACGCTCATCGGCCCGCCCCGTGCGTGCCCTGCATGCCCTGCGCGCCCGCGGCCGGGTTGGCCCAGGCGGCGCCGTACTGCTGGTACAGGTCGACGGTCACCTTGCGGGCCGAGCGGATCAGCATCGACTTGTCGAGACGGCCGCGCTTGCGGCCCGCCAACTGCTCGGCACCCGCCGGGTCCTCGGCGAGCGTGCCGACGACGCGGGCGCCGGTCTGCGCGGCCATCAGCATGTCGTTGACCTGGTGGACGAGCTTGGCGGACGTCGAGGGGTCGGCGATCAGGAGTACGCCGATGAGCGGGGTCGCCAGCGAGGCGGCCCCCCGCGATCCGCCGTGCAGCTTGGCGGCGAGGGCGGCGGCACGGTCGCGCACGCGCGCGATGGCCTCGGGCTCGGTCCGCGAGACCAGCAGCACGAGGGCCGCCTGCGGGAAGAGCTCGACGGCGGGAGTGTCCCCACTGATACGACCACAGTCGGCAATGACATCTGCGGGCGCGTGCGGGGAGTCGGCGAGCTGCGAGAAGGCACGGCCGAGGGTCGGCCAGAGCCCCGCGAGCCCGGCGGCCTGCTCGGCCACACCGAGCCCGACGAGCACCTCAAGTCCCCCGCTCAACGGCTGGGTGTGGTCCCAGAGTTGGTCGGGCACGAGGCCGCGGCGTGCGGTGGCCGCGATGCTGAGCATCCCGGTGTTGGGGTTGAGCGGTCCGCCGTGCGCGGCGGCACTGCGGTAGACCAGGTCGCCGCCCGCGGGGTCGGTCTCCGCGACCAGCACGCGCCGCGGCCAGACGGCTGCGAGCGCGACGGCCGCGGTGGTGACTCCGGGAGACCCCTTGTCGGCAGCGAGAGCAATGAGCGCCATGTCTCTTCTACTCGCCTCTAGTTGCCGTTGGGAGACACTTGGACGAGAGCGACCGCGCCGGCGGAAGCGGCCCTGGTGACGGCGGCGGCGTCGGCGGTGTCGACCAGGAGCGTGACGCCGAGGGCGCCGGTGCTCACGGTGGCGTCGCTCTTGTCCGCGACGGTGCGGACCTGGGCGGCCGAGACGATGGGCGAGTCACTCGCGCCCGTTCCGGCGGAGCCGCCCGTCTCCTTGTCGGAGCCGGAGGAGGCGGAGTCGCCGACCTGGTAGACGTCCACGCTGTCGCCGGACTTCAGGCCGGACGCGGGGTACTGCCCCTCCTTGAGGGAGACGCCGACGGCCGACTTGCCCGCGGGCAGTCCGCTCTTGCTGGAGAACATCTCGCCGACGGCCACGGCGCCCTTGGGAATGGTGTTGGTGGCCTTGAGCTTCCTCAGCCCGTCGACCTGAGACCACTTCACGTAGTTGATGCTCGCGTCGTCGGCGACCATGACGGAGGTGATGTTGCTGTCGCTCACGGACTCCCCCGCCGGGATCTCCGCCGTCACCTTCACGACCTCTACACGCTCTCCCGCGCGCAGCACGAGGACGGTGGCACCGAGGGCGCCGACGAGGATGAGCAGAACGGCCAGGGCCGCGAGTGCCGGTTTGCGCTCGCGAGGCGGCGCGGGAAGGCGCTCACCGACCGCTGGCTGAACCGGCGCGGCGGAACGGTTGTTGCCCGCCCCCGTACGCTCTTGGATCTTCACGCAACTGCTCCCCGCACGCCCAAGAAGATTCGGTCATTTTCAGACACTCGCGACTCTCTTCGCCCGCCTCGGGCGGGCTATTCAGCCCCAGGCACAGTGTCAAGTCATCGCACCGTATCAGCAGCACATAAGCCCCTCAAGGCGCGTTAAGACTGCTGCGGCCCGCACCCCTCATCGTTATCCACACGCAATCCGTACTCCATGGTTCCCACCCATTCCGGGATGCGGAGGAGGAGATGAGGATGTGCGTACGCGAATATCCACCCTTTGCGCAACGGGCGCCGCAGGGGGCGGTGATGAGGAACACCAACCCGGCGGTGACCGATGAGCAGCTGATCGTTCAGCCGCACGGATGACGCCGGGAGGGGCGGGGGTGGTTCCCGGTTGGGCGGAGTTCGGCCAACAGCTCACGCTCGACGCGGGTCTCGACGTGAGCAAGGAACCCCTGCAGGCTCGCGGCCAGAGCCTCGGCTCCCTCGGCCGCTGCGGCCCCGCAGTGATAGACGCTGCCCTCGACCCGCCCCGGCGGAAGGCGGTACACGGTCGCCCCATCCGTACGACTGAGCGCGAAGAGCGCCCCGCCGCCGTCGGATCCGAAGACGACGACGGGGTCCTCGACGACGGGGTCCGCGACAGCAGAGCCCTCAACAGCGCCGACGATCCGCGTGGGCAAGTCCCCACGAAGCCCGGCCACGGTCTGTGGAAGGGAGTGCACAAATAGCCCGACTCCGACGTCCGGCAGGCTGAGTTGGCTCACATGGCGATAGAGGAGCAGGAGATCGCCGGGCAGAGCGGCGGGCAGAGCGGCGGGCAGAGCGGCGGCGACATCGAACCATTCCGCTCCACCGAACCCTTCGGCAGATTCAATCGAGTTGGAGTCGGGCGGATATCCGAACCGGGCCTCGAAGTCGGCGAGGTGGGCGGCAAGGGATGCCCGCACACGGGAAATCCAGGCGTCGATCCACGCCCCGGTCAGGGGTGGTGTCGGTTCCAAGCGTTTCGGCGCATCGGCCCGCCCTGCCTCTCTCGACATCCCGCAGCCCTCCAATGAACCCGCACCCACCCTCCCCCGTCTCACAGTCCGGCACGCCACGCCACGCCCCGCAGCAGCGACAACGCGTGGGTCGGCGGCGTACCGCACAACAGAATCCTGCTTGTTCGACACGGAAGAGAAATTCAACCCCCATGAGACTTTCCTTTCCCTCGCGTCCTTCGCGTCCTTCGCGCTCTTCGCACTCTTCGCACTCTTCGCGCGTACGACGTACCGCACGACCGGCGCCCCGCAAGACCATGGCGGCAGCCGGCGTGGCCACGGCGACGCTCGCCATGCTGGCCACCACCACCCCCGCCGCGCACGCGATCATCGGCGGCACCGAAGTCTCCAACGACGCCTACCCGTTCATGGCGGCGGTGATGGACAAGGGCTCCGGCAGCGCGCTCGACCGCCAGTTCTGCGGCGGCAGCCTCGTGACGGCGGACACGGTCATGACGGCGGCACACTGCCTGGTGGACGACGCGGGCAAGCCCCTGAAGCCGAAGAAGCTCCAGGTGGCGGTGGGCCGCACGGTCCTCTCGAAGGCCGGCCAGGGCCAGATACGCAACGTGGCCAAGGGCGGCGTGGTCGTGCACCCCCGCTACCTGAAGGGCCAGGAGGCGTACGACGTAGCGTTCATCCAACTCAGCAAGCCGGTGCGGGGCATCTCCCCGATCGCCCTCCCCACGCAGGGCACGGACGCCCTGATCCGCCCGGGCCAGAAGGCAACGGTCGCGGGCTGGGGAAACACGGACACGGAACTCCCCAACACCCCGGACCGCCTCCGCGAGGTAAAGGTCCCGATCCTCTCGCACGCGGAATGCGGGACGAGTTACGCCGAGTACAACTCAAAGGTCAACTTCTGCGCGGGAGTAGAGACGAAGGACTCCTGCCAGGGCGACAGCGGCGGCCCCATCTTCCGCAACGTCCCCGGCCGCAGGGCCCCGATCCAGATAGGCGTCGTCTCGTACGGCGACGGCTGCGGGGCGCAGGGCGCTCCGGGCGTGTACGCATCCACAAGCTCGTCGAAGCTGTGGAAGACGCTGGATGAGTCGGCGGCGGGGAAGAAGATCAAGCGGGCGATGAACCGCCGCTGAGCCGAGGCTGATCCCGCGCGCTGGATCACGGGCGCGGGCGGGGGATCCGGGGCCGCCCCTCCAGGGCCTGGGCTCTCCCGCCTGCGTTACTCGTCACGAACCACCGACATGGGCTGAGAACTCAGCGATCAGGCTCGGAGGATTGGCTGCCTCTGTCGCCTCGATCTCCCACTCAGGACGGTCCATGTCGAAGACGACAATCGGCACTGCCCTGCCGAGTGCGGCGTCGAGTTGACCACTGTCATGCAGATGACGGGCAAGGCCGATGCACACTTCATCGAAATCAAGAACAAGCCGCTCGTCCACAGAATCCCGCATGTCCTCCACCCCGACCTCGACTTGCGGTCGCTCAAGGGGCCCAGCCTCGCCGTCGTACCAAATCCCCCTCTTCCTCATCTCTTCAACGTAGAGCTCACCACCGACCGGATCCTCGGGAACGCGCCCGAGCTTTTCGAATCCCTCCAACAGCCAATAGGAATACTCCCACCGGGCCGCTCCCTCGTACGAACACTCCGTGTCCAGTGCGCGGCGGACCTCGCTCTCGGTGTTGTAGCCGATGGTCAGGAACGGGAATCGGGGGTCGTAGTTGACACGCCAGATGTTGAACGAGACGACATAGATCTCAGGCTTGAGACCATCAGGAAACCTATCCAGGATTTCCTTCGCCCCACGACGCATATGGTCCAGGAATGTCATGGAAACAGTCACGTCAGAATCCCCAGGGGTTGGGGTGCGGAGTGAGCGTCGGGTCCTCCGACCAGATGAGGCGAGTCTCCAATTGATCCCCCAGGAGGTCGGTCAGGCGCTTCACCATCCAGCCGTTCCAGCAGACCGCAGTGGGAAATTGCGTCGCCCTGAACGCCGGGAGCTCCGTGGGCACGGCATCCGGGCGGAACACCGATTCCTGGATTCGACCGAGCTGGTCCGGAGGCGAAGACCTCTGCAGGTCGAGGCAGTCGACCGCGCGCTCCACGAGGTAGAGAAAGTATTCATCCTCCTGGAGCGCCTGGGGCCTTGAGGTTTTTTCGGGAGATTCGAAGTGCACCGGCAAGAGGCTGCCGGCCGCAGCGAGGTCGTCACCCAGACAGTCAACGAGACGGCGACTGAGTGTGGGCACACTAGGAGATCCATTGGGGAAGTCACTCTTACGCCAACGCGAGTCACCTGTCCACTCCACACCGAAATCAGTGGGGTGTTCTCCCTCTGAGCCATTCAGCTGCCAGCGCATGACATCTACCAGGGAGCTATCGAAGCGAAGAAGTTGGAACTCCCGCATACTTGGCAGCAGTCGGTACACGGAAATGGGAACCTCTCGACCTTCGGTCGTCATGCGCTTGCCACCTCTTGCCTTCCACTTTCCGTCAGGGTGTCAGCCTCGTCCAGGTCGCGGTGGGTGAAGGTGCACCGTTCACCATCTGGCCGGGCGAGAGCTCATGTTGTACCTGCTTACCGATGCTCCGCAATTCCTGACGGATCGAGGCACCGATCTGAGCGACACTGTGGCCACGGGCCAAGCCGATTGCCTCCGTGTCCACCAGATGCTGGTTCAGCCTGATAAGGAACTTGTCCCGATGTGTAAAGTTATGCGGCTTCGCATGACCCAAAGGTATCCCGTTCGCCGCATCATTGATATCAACGTTGTACCGCTTCAATATGGCTCGACTGTCGACCGCCAGGGACTTCGGCCGTTTGATTCCGGAGGGAACAATATGCGCCGCGGCCTGACCCGGTAGCACGGGACGCCCGTCCGCTGCCAGGTTCCTGCCGAGGATCACAGAATCGCAGACAAGCCCCAAGTAATCGGTCCAACGCTGGGGATTGGCCACATAGGCACGTGGGTTGGGTCCCGCGTCAAGTCCCAAGGGGTCCGGACTGATGTAGGTCGCGGTGGTCGGGTCGTAGTGACGGAGGTTGTTGTAGTGCAGCTCGGTCTCGGGGTCGAAGTACTGGCCCGGGAATCGGAGAGGGGTGGAGGTACTGGCGTCCGCGTTCCACGTGGTGAGCCCCCAGAGCGTGGTCTCGGACCGCCAGACGATGATGCCTTCCTCGTCGACGAGTTCGGTCGGGGCGCCAACGAGATCGGTGACGATGGCGAAGAAGCGTTCGTCGACATCCCCTGGGTTCGCGCCGTCCTGGGGTGCGCCTTCCCTCGTCGTCCGTTCAGTCTGGGCGACCGGGATCAGGCCGTCACGATCCCATGTGATCGTCGTCGACTGGTCGGGGCTGTTCGACGGCCAGGCCGTCTGCTCCACCAAGTGCGGGCCGTCCCAGACAAAGCGGATCTCGTCAACGACCGTCTCCCCGTCCGCGGCCAGCCGCCGCTTGGCGACGCGACGCCCAAGCGAGTCATACGCGTACCGCCAGCAGGTGCCGTCCGGGGTGGTGACAGCAGTGAGGTGGTCCTCACCGTCCCAGCTGTACCGCCAGATGTCCGGTTTGCGGGACAGCCGTGTCTTGCGGCGCAATACGACACGTCCGGCGCCGTCGTACTCGTAGTGGACGGAGCCGGCACGCGTGACACGGCTGCCGGAGTAGGAACGATCGCCCCGGGCGTCGGCGCCGTGAAACGCGTCCGGCCACGCGGCCCGCGTCTGATTGCCCGACGCGTCGTAGGCATACGACTCGCTCCAGCCGTCGGCGCGCACGGCCGTGACATGGCCCATCGTGTCGAGATCGAATTCCCGCCGGCCCGTCGCGAAGTCGTCCACCGACACGGCGTTGCCGTCGGCCCGGTAGGCGTAGGCCCGGCGCAAGTGCGGCCGTGAGCCTCCCGAGCCGGTCAACGCCTGTTCGGTGAGACGTCCCTCGGCATCCCAGCTCAGGGCGAGGGAGGTGCCCGTGCCCCCGATGCCGCGGGCGATCTCGCGCCCAAGGTCGTCGTACACAGACGTCAGGGCATGGCCCGAGGCGGTGAGCGTCGTGCGGCGCCCCGCCGTGTCATAGCGGTACGTGCTGGTGGCCCCCGCTGGGGTGGTACGTCGGGTGGGACGGCTCAGGGCGTCGTACGACGTGGACAGTGTGCGACCGTCGACGGCCTCTGTGGTCTTGCGGCCCACTTGATCGTACGTGTACGTGAGCGTGGCATCGGGGCTGACAGCCGTCAGCACACGGCTCGCGGCATCGTGCGTGTAGACCGTCGTCACGCCGTCCACGCACTTCTCGACCTGATTCCCCGCCACGTCATAGGTGAAGGTCGTCGTCTGCCCCACGGCATTGGTGCGACTCAGGAGTTGTCCGGCTGCGTCGTACTGGTAGGCGATGGTGCGGCCGTCGAAGTCGGACTCCGATATGAGTCTGCTTGCCGGGTCGTACGCGTAGTCCCATGCGAGCCCCGCGGGCCCCATCACCTGGATCAGCCTGAGCTCGGCATCGTGGGTAAAGGTGTAACGGGCTCCATCCGGGGTGGTGCGGGAAACCAACAGCCCGAAGGCTCCATAGGTGTGGCGGGTAACCTGGCCGAGTGCGTCGGTGTGCGTCAGCCAGTTGCCCTCCCCGTCGTACGTCCAGGACTCGATGGAACCGTCGGGATGTGTCCTGGCCGCCATCTGCCCTTCGACGGTCCAGAGGAGCCGTGTCGTCGCGCCCAAGGGGTCGCTGATGGCGGTTTGGCGGCCGAAGGGGTCGTACTCGTACCGGGTCGTCGCGCCCAGTGGTTCCGTCGCGGTGAGCTGCCGCCCGGCCTCGTTGTTCGTGAAACGGGACACCGCCCCCAACGCGTCGGTCACTGATGTGAGAGCACCTGTTCCCCCACGGGTGAACCGCGTGGTGGCCCCGTCGGCCTCTGTCAGCGAGATGCAGTTGCCCCGCTCGTCCCATTCCTGCCGCACGGTGGTGCCGTCATAGGAAACCTGCTCCACCGGCAAGTTGAGGTCGTTGTAACTCACTCTGGAGGTGGCCCCGTCGGGCAACTGGACCTTCGTGAGGTTGCCCATGTCATCCCGCTCCATGCGGAGGGTACGGCCGAGCGCATCGGTCCAGGACACCATCTGGTCGCGGTGGTCCCACTCCTGCAGCACCGTGTTCCCCATGGGATCGGTCTCGGCGACAAGCTGGTAGGAGTCATTGAACTGGAAGCGCGTGCTGAATCCGAGTGCATCGACCACGGTCGTGACGTGTGCCTCGTCGTCATAGTCGAAGGTGTTGTTGAGCAGGCCGTCCACTCCGCGCGTGGCCACGCAACGACCATCGGGGTCGTACTCGTACCGGTACCACGCACCGTTGCGGTCCTCCCAGCCGTTGATGCGGTGCTGGTCGTCGTGGAAGAGCTTCTGCGGCTGTCCGGAGGAGTCGTACACCTCGGCCAGGCGTCCGTGCTCGTCGTACCCGAATCGAACCAGTGTGGGCTGCTCGGGGTGGCTGCGCAGGGATAGCTCTGTGACCCGCCCGTCCGCGCACGTCACGCCGACGCGGTAACCACCGTGGTGGGTGACCTCGTCAGGCAGTCCGTCGGTGTCGTATGTGACCTCGATGGTGTTGTCGTTTCGGTCGCTGATCATGGCCAGCGGAAGCTCGTCAGGGGAACCCCCCTGCGACGGTCGGAAGTGAAGCCTCAGGCCGGTCTCGGGCTGCTCCACGGTGAGCGTGCCACCAGGGTGGCCGTCCCAGCACAACGGCCAGGCCGGGCCCTCCACGGGGAGGACAGGCACGTCCGGTTCCGGCACCGGATAGACGAGGATCATCCCGTCGGCGGTGGCGAGCAGTGCGCTCGTGGCTTCAAGTCGCAGCCGTTGATCGAGAGTGGAAGTCCAACTGCGCCCGAAGAGACGGCCATTGCTGACGCTCGTGCGGTAGTGGCGCTCCAGCACAAGAGGAAGCATGCCACTCAGCTCAACGTCGGTTGCGGACATGACCATGTCGCCGGTGGCTATGTCGATCGGGTCGCCGCAGGTGAAGAGCTTCTTCACCTGCCGCCCCATGGCACGAGCGCCCTTCCCCAGGCCCTTGACGCCGAGCGACAGACCCTTCATC
Protein-coding sequences here:
- a CDS encoding S1 family peptidase — encoded protein: MAAAGVATATLAMLATTTPAAHAIIGGTEVSNDAYPFMAAVMDKGSGSALDRQFCGGSLVTADTVMTAAHCLVDDAGKPLKPKKLQVAVGRTVLSKAGQGQIRNVAKGGVVVHPRYLKGQEAYDVAFIQLSKPVRGISPIALPTQGTDALIRPGQKATVAGWGNTDTELPNTPDRLREVKVPILSHAECGTSYAEYNSKVNFCAGVETKDSCQGDSGGPIFRNVPGRRAPIQIGVVSYGDGCGAQGAPGVYASTSSSKLWKTLDESAAGKKIKRAMNRR
- a CDS encoding DUF6531 domain-containing protein, with amino-acid sequence MGRRQAQSDPELSEPPSDHPLLPLPSAVPPFRSPHAASNFACAYERLWGGSYGGCGMAGNRPADWHVLDLDRDPTPGDPDRVRNLAKNLHDFADDVSKVLRDIKGMAGEDAILTWAGKTAESFTAEFEDAPGKLKKLKKSYEMAGDALSTYWPELERAQALADKALVKGREAQGDLSSAQTRLTSADSWMDKAGKEADKYKDDKDSGKDVPKPDPDKVKAATRNANSAEKAQTAAKSDVSAAKSNLDAAKKMAEDARKMREDAAGTAKKKLEDASDAGIQNRKWWEEVGDWVTDNWDTIVAVCKVVVAVLGVIAMIIGGPILGAIVLIAALVVLADTLNKYANGEAGLLDVAFAALDCIPGMKGLTSLRGLAKGAMGLKAGMKGLSLGVKGLGKGARAMGRQVKKLFTCGDPIDIATGDMVMSATDVELSGMLPLVLERHYRTSVSNGRLFGRSWTSTLDQRLRLEATSALLATADGMILVYPVPEPDVPVLPVEGPAWPLCWDGHPGGTLTVEQPETGLRLHFRPSQGGSPDELPLAMISDRNDNTIEVTYDTDGLPDEVTHHGGYRVGVTCADGRVTELSLRSHPEQPTLVRFGYDEHGRLAEVYDSSGQPQKLFHDDQHRINGWEDRNGAWYRYEYDPDGRCVATRGVDGLLNNTFDYDDEAHVTTVVDALGFSTRFQFNDSYQLVAETDPMGNTVLQEWDHRDQMVSWTDALGRTLRMERDDMGNLTKVQLPDGATSRVSYNDLNLPVEQVSYDGTTVRQEWDERGNCISLTEADGATTRFTRGGTGALTSVTDALGAVSRFTNNEAGRQLTATEPLGATTRYEYDPFGRQTAISDPLGATTRLLWTVEGQMAARTHPDGSIESWTYDGEGNWLTHTDALGQVTRHTYGAFGLLVSRTTPDGARYTFTHDAELRLIQVMGPAGLAWDYAYDPASRLISESDFDGRTIAYQYDAAGQLLSRTNAVGQTTTFTYDVAGNQVEKCVDGVTTVYTHDAASRVLTAVSPDATLTYTYDQVGRKTTEAVDGRTLSTSYDALSRPTRRTTPAGATSTYRYDTAGRRTTLTASGHALTSVYDDLGREIARGIGGTGTSLALSWDAEGRLTEQALTGSGGSRPHLRRAYAYRADGNAVSVDDFATGRREFDLDTMGHVTAVRADGWSESYAYDASGNQTRAAWPDAFHGADARGDRSYSGSRVTRAGSVHYEYDGAGRVVLRRKTRLSRKPDIWRYSWDGEDHLTAVTTPDGTCWRYAYDSLGRRVAKRRLAADGETVVDEIRFVWDGPHLVEQTAWPSNSPDQSTTITWDRDGLIPVAQTERTTREGAPQDGANPGDVDERFFAIVTDLVGAPTELVDEEGIIVWRSETTLWGLTTWNADASTSTPLRFPGQYFDPETELHYNNLRHYDPTTATYISPDPLGLDAGPNPRAYVANPQRWTDYLGLVCDSVILGRNLAADGRPVLPGQAAAHIVPSGIKRPKSLAVDSRAILKRYNVDINDAANGIPLGHAKPHNFTHRDKFLIRLNQHLVDTEAIGLARGHSVAQIGASIRQELRSIGKQVQHELSPGQMVNGAPSPTATWTRLTP
- a CDS encoding RcpC/CpaB family pilus assembly protein, whose amino-acid sequence is MKIQERTGAGNNRSAAPVQPAVGERLPAPPRERKPALAALAVLLILVGALGATVLVLRAGERVEVVKVTAEIPAGESVSDSNITSVMVADDASINYVKWSQVDGLRKLKATNTIPKGAVAVGEMFSSKSGLPAGKSAVGVSLKEGQYPASGLKSGDSVDVYQVGDSASSGSDKETGGSAGTGASDSPIVSAAQVRTVADKSDATVSTGALGVTLLVDTADAAAVTRAASAGAVALVQVSPNGN
- a CDS encoding CpaF family protein, which translates into the protein MSVPVDHQLVKRFRQDAGDRIAEQRRLDQVSGVTPMSGEDERQYARAVIAQILEEYARIEINAGRTPLDADTEEKYAAAVHAALFGVGRLQPLLDDPEVENIDINGYDQVFVGYADGRETKGDPVAETDEELIELIQILGAYSGLSSRPFDSANPQLDLRLPDGSRLSAVMDVTRRPALSIRRARMGKVFMSDLVGNGTVTPEVAHFMACAVRARKNIMIAGATNAGKTTLLRALANEIPPHERLVTVERALELGLDQYADLHPNVVAFEERLPNSEGQGQISMAELVRRSLRMNPSRVIVGEVLGDEIVTMLNAMSQGNDGSLSTIHANSSSEVFNRISTYALQATERLPIEASQMLVAGAVNFVVFIQRRNNYQTGGKLQRMVTSVREVNGVDGRVLSSEVFAEAANGQVVAHAPIACMDDLAVFGYRPAGQWG